In the genome of Pseudanabaena mucicola str. Chao 1806, the window TTTGAGTCAAGTAGGATTGAGGTGCAATATATGAAGTATTCTATATTAAACTACAACCAAGTTTTTGGTCAGTTTACACCTTATGTAACCGCGTTAGACGCAATTGCTCACTTAGGTCTAGAGTCTGTGAACATCCTAAATTCAACCTCAATAAATTGGAGAAAAGCGCATGAGCGACCTGAAGAACTTCGAGCTTGAATCGATAGAAAATATTAAAAAATTATCATCCGATCCTGAAGTTAAAAATGTATCCCAAGAGTGGATTAATAAAACAGCCACTCACAAGTATGTTTACAACTGGCGTTGGATGGGACTGCCAATTATTCAGTTGCCTGCTGATGTTGTTGCAACTCAAGAAATTATTTGGATGGTAAAGCCTACAGTAATTATCGAAACTGGAGTTGCGCGAGGTGGATCGCTTATTTTTAATGCTTCGCAATTAGCTTTGCTTGATTTGTGTGAAAATGGTAGAGCCACAATTACAGAGTCAAAACGTCGCTGTATCGGAATTGACATTGACATACGTCAACACAATAGAGATGCAATTGTCTCACATCCTCTTTCAGCAATGATTCAACTGATTGAAGGTTCATCAATTAGCGATCAAACCCTTAATAAGGTTAAGCAACTTCTCCATCCAGAGGATAAGGTGTTGGTAATTTTAGACTCGAATCATACCCACGATCACGTTAAAGCAGAGCTAGAGCAATACTCACCTCTTGTGTCGTGTGGTAGCTATATAATAGTTCATGATACGGGTATAGAATACGCTGTAGAAGGTCTTTTTCATAATAGAGACTGGGGCATTGGAAATAATCCATTGACTGCATCCAAAGAATTTCTTTTATCTAATAAAAACTTTCAAGTTGATCAGGTTGTGTCTGGAAAGCTTCAAATTACATCAAGCCCCGATGGTTATCTAAAGCGAGTTCAATAATAATTAAAATATTGTAAAAAACTCTATTACAATTTTTGTATGTCTATGTCGCAATCAAACCCACGCTCATGTTCTTCCAAAACTGGAAGCTTATACGCATCTAATGAATTTGGGTAATTATTACGTGGTATTTGATACGATGATCGAAAATGTGCATGATGATATGTTTGGCGATCGCCCTTGAGGATTAGGGAACAAGACTAAAACCGAGGTAGGAGCAATGCCTCAAAACTCATCCAGAATGTGAGATTGACAAGAGCGTTCAAAACAAGCTTCTTATTACTATTGCGCCAGATAAGCTGTTTTGTTTTTAAATTGAGATTTTTGATCGCCAGCCCGTTGATACAAGGCATACGGGCAAAAAATGCAAAACAGATGAGATATTTAAAACAGGTAAAATAACATGGAAACAAAGACGGATTTAGTAAGTATAGGTATGCCTGTTTATAATGGTGCAAATTATATAAAAGAAGCTTTAGAGTCATTACTCTCTCAAGATTACGGTAATTTCGAATTGATTATTTCCGATAATGCCTCAACAGATAGTACTCAATCAATTTGTTTAGAATATCTTGAGAAGGATTCAAGAATAAAATATTTTCGTAATCAAGTTAATGAAGGAGGTCTTGCAAATTTTAATAAAGTCCTAGAGTTGTCATCAGGGAAATACTTTATGTGGGCTGCGCATGATGATTTATGGGAGATAAACTATATTACTGAATTAGTAAAATTAATGGATTCTGACCCTAATAATGTACTAGCTTTTTCTTGTTTGAAAAGTATCGACATGAATTCTTCTGTAATAAATAGCTATCCCCATATACAATTTTTAACCGACAGTAAGCATTGTGTTCAACTGAGTAAATACATTACAGCAGAAGAATATTTGGGTAAAGCCAATCTTATTTATGGATTAATGCGAAAAGATAAAATTCAAGAGATAGGTGGTCTCACAATATGGGGAAATACAGATTTTGGTTCTGACATGCTTTTTGTTTTCCGATTATTAGGAGAGGGGCGGTTAGTCATGTCTTCTGAGTTTCTTTTTTTTAAGCGTATTATCAATAATCATGTTCAGACAGCTTCCAATTCTAACATCTCTTTTATGTCACAAATAACTCAATCTTTACAAGAACTTAACTTGTGGATTGATTATTTTCAGGGATATTTAAAAATCATCACGATAATCAATGTCCCTGATAAGCTTGAGTTATATCTAGTAACTGTTTTGAGGGCTTTACGAATAGTAAGTAGATTACTTTTTTCCGTGGCGAAAAAAATGATTGTGAATCTTCTTTCTCGAAAATTCAAATATTTTTTCAAGACAGTTTTTTATAAGATAAAATTATTGCCACAAATCAATCAAGAGACGAAATTGAGCTATTCTCAATGTGGCGAAGATTTAATTATTAAATATATTTTTGACGGATTAGGTATTGTTAATCCTTCTTACTTAGATATTGGTGCTTATCATCCTTATCGATTCAACAATACAGCTATATTTTATAGTAGTGGAGCAACTGGAATTAA includes:
- a CDS encoding glycosyltransferase; the protein is METKTDLVSIGMPVYNGANYIKEALESLLSQDYGNFELIISDNASTDSTQSICLEYLEKDSRIKYFRNQVNEGGLANFNKVLELSSGKYFMWAAHDDLWEINYITELVKLMDSDPNNVLAFSCLKSIDMNSSVINSYPHIQFLTDSKHCVQLSKYITAEEYLGKANLIYGLMRKDKIQEIGGLTIWGNTDFGSDMLFVFRLLGEGRLVMSSEFLFFKRIINNHVQTASNSNISFMSQITQSLQELNLWIDYFQGYLKIITIINVPDKLELYLVTVLRALRIVSRLLFSVAKKMIVNLLSRKFKYFFKTVFYKIKLLPQINQETKLSYSQCGEDLIIKYIFDGLGIVNPSYLDIGAYHPYRFNNTAIFYSSGATGINIEPDPDQYQIFLKKRKFDLNLNIGVSDISGEMTLNIMSVPTLTTFSQETANNMEKEGYSVLEKKQIRVKTISEIIETYCDNRFPDLLSIDVEGLDERIIKSIDFSKSKPIVICVETISFSNTGMGIKNTEIIDFLEHQDYIVFADTNINTIFVRKDLWRR
- a CDS encoding CmcI family methyltransferase codes for the protein MFVCLCRNQTHAHVLPKLEAYTHLMNLGNYYVVFDTMIENVHDDMFGDRP
- a CDS encoding cephalosporin hydroxylase family protein, producing the protein MSDLKNFELESIENIKKLSSDPEVKNVSQEWINKTATHKYVYNWRWMGLPIIQLPADVVATQEIIWMVKPTVIIETGVARGGSLIFNASQLALLDLCENGRATITESKRRCIGIDIDIRQHNRDAIVSHPLSAMIQLIEGSSISDQTLNKVKQLLHPEDKVLVILDSNHTHDHVKAELEQYSPLVSCGSYIIVHDTGIEYAVEGLFHNRDWGIGNNPLTASKEFLLSNKNFQVDQVVSGKLQITSSPDGYLKRVQ